TGTCTTGCGCGCCCGGGACGGGTGCACGCCACGGCGGATCAGCCAGTCGGAAATGAAGCCGCCAAGAATGCCACCGGTGAAACCGCAGATGGCCGGCAACGCGGCGACCCAGCCGGCTTCCATGATGGTCATGCCACGGCCCTTGATCAGGTAGATCGGGAACCAGGTGATGAAGAAATAGGTGAGCGCAGTGATGCAGTACTGGCCCAGGTACACCGCCCACAGGTTGCGGCTGGTGAACAGCTGCGCAAGCTCGGCGCGGGTCGGTTTGCTCTTGGCGGCCTTGCGTTCGTTTTCCAGGTCGACCAGGGCGCCGCCTTCACGCATGTAGTCCAGCTCTTCGCGGCTCAGGCCCGGGGCACTGTGCGGCTCATGGTAGAGGCGGAACCACACCACGCTCAGCAGCAGGCCGAGCACACCCATCCAGATGAACACCTGCTCCCAACTCAGGGTGTGGGTCATCCACGCCATCAGCGGCGCGAACACCACCACCGCCATGTACTGCGCCGAGTTGAACAGCGCCGACGCAGTGCCGCGCTCGCGGGTGGGGAACCAGCAGCTGACGATGCGCGAGTTGGCCGGGAAGGCCGGCGACTCCACCAGGCCGAGCATGAAGCGCATGGAGAACAGTGCGACCGCGGCCGATGCGCCGGCCAGGCCCATCCAGCCCACCGTGCCTTGCAGCAAGGTGAACAGCGACCAGAGGATCAGGCTGATGCCGTAGACCCGGCGCGCACCGAAGCGGTCGAGCAACCAGCCGCCGGGCACCTGGCCCAGGGCGTAGGCCCAGGCGAAGGCGGAGAAGATCATGCCGAGCATGACCGGGTCCAGGCCGAGGTCCTTGAGCACCTCGGTGCCGGTGATCGACAGGGTGGCGCGGTCGGCGTAGTTGATGACGGTGATGACGAAGATCAGTGCCAGCACCAGGAAGCGGTGGCGGCCGATCCCGGCCATGGCCTGCGGTGCGGCGACGGCGGATTTGCTGTTCATGTGGACCCTCTTGCTTCTCGCTGGAAGCGATTGTTTTTGTGTAGAGAAGGGTGGCGCCTTTGGGCCTTGTGTCGGTTGTCAGGGCCCTGTCGCCGGCAAGCCGGCTCCCACAGGGACTTGTGCGGGCCGGCTTGCCGGCGATGGGGGTAACGCGCAATTGGGCGGCACTTCACCCCGGAAGCAGGCTTCGAGGTTGCTCAGCACCATCCGCCCCATTTCCAGGCGGGTCTGCAGCGTGGCGCTGCCGCGGTGCGGTTGCAGGCTGACCTGGTCGAGGTCGCGCAGGGCTGGTGGTACATGGGGCTCGTCGACGAACACATCCAGCCCGGCACCGGCGATCTTCCGTTCGCGCAAGGCGTCGACCAGTGCCACCTCGTCCACCAGCTTGCCGCGGGCGACGTTGATCAGGTAACCGTCCGGCCCCAGCGCATCGAGCACCTCGGCCGTCACCAACGCCTCACCGCCATCGGCCGAGGCCGCGACCACCAGCACGTCCACCGAACGCGCCAGCTCGACCAGGTCGGCCTCATAGCGATATCCCGTTTCCGGCTGCTCGCGCCGCCCGTTGTAGGCGATGCCCATGTCGAACGCCGCCGCGCGCCTCGCGATGGCCTTGCCTACCTGCCCGAGCCCGAGGATGCCCAGCTCGACACCACTGACCTTGCGCGCCAGCGGCGGGTTGACCGTGCCCCACAGGCCATCCCGCACCAGGCGCTCGCCCTCGCCCAGGCGGCGCAGCGTGCTGATGATCAAGCCCATGGCCAGGTCGGCCACATCGGCGGTGAGTACGCCTGGCGTGGTGGTCACATGGATGCCGCGCCGCGCCGCGTGCTGCAGGTCGACGGCGTCGGTGCCGATGCCGCTGATGGCGATGATCTGCAGGGCTGGGAGCTGATCCATCAACGCCGTGGACAAGCCCTTGGCGCCGCCGGTGATCACGCCGCGAATGCGCGGGCCGACCTCGCGCAACAGTTGCTGAGCGTCCTTGTGCTGGTAGAGCCGGTGCACCTGATAGGCGCGGGCCAGTTCAGCGTCGATCGCTTCTGGTACCGGTTGGGTCAGTAGCAGTTCGATCGGGGCAGTGGCGTCATCATTCATCGTTCGCATCCGGCAGGTCATCAGTGAGTGATTCGATGCTAGGCCGGCGTTTGATGCAGGTCTAATATAGATGCTGGATCGAATAATTCAGGAATTGAATCATGGAGCTGCACCAGTTGCGCTGCTTCGTGGCCGTTGCCGAAGAGCTGCATTTCGGCCGTGCCGCCAGCCGCCTGCACATGACCCAGCCGCCCTTGAGCCGGCAGATCCAGTTGCTGGAGCATTCGCTCGGGGTACTGCTGCTGGAGCGCAACAACCGCCAGGCGCGGCTGACCCTGGCCGGGCAGAGCTTTCTCGAAGATGCCCGGCGCATCCTGCAGATCGCCGAGTCGGCCAGCCAGTCCGCCCGACGTATCGCCCACGGCGAGGCCGGTCGTCTGACCCTGGGCTTCACCGCGGTAGGCGCCTACAGCATGATCCCGCGCCTGCTGGTGCATGCCGGGCAGACGCTGCCGGATATCGAACTGGTGCTCAGCGAACGCATCTCCGCCACCCAGGTGCACGACCTGGAAGCGGGGCTGATCGATGTCGGGCTGGTGCGCCAGGTGCTGCCCAGCGCCCGTGTGGACTATCTGCCGATCCACCGCGAGCCCTTCGTCGCCGCCCTGCCCGCCGGGCATGCGCTGACGGCACGGGAGCGGCTGCGGCCTGGCGATTTCGATGGCGAGCCGTTCGTGATGTACAGCGCCAGTGAAGGGCGTTACTT
The Pseudomonas sp. KU43P genome window above contains:
- a CDS encoding MFS transporter, yielding MNSKSAVAAPQAMAGIGRHRFLVLALIFVITVINYADRATLSITGTEVLKDLGLDPVMLGMIFSAFAWAYALGQVPGGWLLDRFGARRVYGISLILWSLFTLLQGTVGWMGLAGASAAVALFSMRFMLGLVESPAFPANSRIVSCWFPTRERGTASALFNSAQYMAVVVFAPLMAWMTHTLSWEQVFIWMGVLGLLLSVVWFRLYHEPHSAPGLSREELDYMREGGALVDLENERKAAKSKPTRAELAQLFTSRNLWAVYLGQYCITALTYFFITWFPIYLIKGRGMTIMEAGWVAALPAICGFTGGILGGFISDWLIRRGVHPSRARKTPFVIGMALSTVLVLANYVDGNAAVIALMTLAFFGKGLAAVGWAVLSDVAPKKMVGLCGGVFNGIGNIAGIVTPLVIGYVVASTGSFHNALWFVAAHGVLGILAYLLLARRFERTGQV
- a CDS encoding 2-hydroxyacid dehydrogenase; translation: MNDDATAPIELLLTQPVPEAIDAELARAYQVHRLYQHKDAQQLLREVGPRIRGVITGGAKGLSTALMDQLPALQIIAISGIGTDAVDLQHAARRGIHVTTTPGVLTADVADLAMGLIISTLRRLGEGERLVRDGLWGTVNPPLARKVSGVELGILGLGQVGKAIARRAAAFDMGIAYNGRREQPETGYRYEADLVELARSVDVLVVAASADGGEALVTAEVLDALGPDGYLINVARGKLVDEVALVDALRERKIAGAGLDVFVDEPHVPPALRDLDQVSLQPHRGSATLQTRLEMGRMVLSNLEACFRGEVPPNCALPPSPASRPAQVPVGAGLPATGP
- a CDS encoding LysR substrate-binding domain-containing protein; the encoded protein is MELHQLRCFVAVAEELHFGRAASRLHMTQPPLSRQIQLLEHSLGVLLLERNNRQARLTLAGQSFLEDARRILQIAESASQSARRIAHGEAGRLTLGFTAVGAYSMIPRLLVHAGQTLPDIELVLSERISATQVHDLEAGLIDVGLVRQVLPSARVDYLPIHREPFVAALPAGHALTARERLRPGDFDGEPFVMYSASEGRYFHDRIANLFARHEVRPRYQHQLGQTHSILGLVNVGLGCAVVPASAQALRLEQVVFKPLVGTEQEAEIFLAYCRDNPNPVLGGFVAMARAFFEAG